One genomic window of [Clostridium] scindens ATCC 35704 includes the following:
- the rpsB gene encoding 30S ribosomal protein S2, with amino-acid sequence MSVISMKQLLEAGVHFGHQTRRWNPKMAPYIYTERNGIYIIDLQKSVGKVDEAYQAVSDIAADGGTILFVGTKKQAQDAIKVESERCGMYYVNERWLGGMLTNFKTIKSRIARLKEIERMSEDGTFDVLPKKEVIQLKKEWEKLEKNLGGIKEMKKLPDAIFVVDPKKERICVQEAHTLGIPLIGIADTNCDPEELDYVIPGNDDAIRAVKLIVSKMADAVIEANQGMTGDEVYDEAAEEAYEEAVEE; translated from the coding sequence ATGAGCGTTATTTCAATGAAGCAACTTTTAGAAGCAGGTGTTCACTTTGGACATCAGACAAGAAGATGGAACCCTAAGATGGCTCCATACATCTACACCGAGAGAAACGGCATCTACATCATCGACCTGCAGAAGTCTGTAGGAAAGGTAGACGAGGCATATCAGGCAGTATCTGATATCGCTGCAGATGGCGGAACAATCCTGTTTGTTGGAACTAAGAAGCAGGCACAGGATGCGATCAAGGTAGAATCTGAGCGTTGTGGAATGTATTATGTAAATGAGAGATGGCTTGGAGGAATGCTTACAAACTTCAAGACGATCAAGAGCAGAATCGCACGTCTGAAAGAGATTGAAAGAATGTCTGAAGACGGGACATTCGACGTACTGCCAAAGAAAGAAGTTATCCAGTTAAAGAAAGAATGGGAGAAGCTTGAGAAGAACTTAGGCGGCATCAAGGAAATGAAGAAACTTCCGGATGCAATCTTCGTAGTTGATCCTAAGAAAGAAAGAATCTGCGTACAGGAAGCACATACCCTTGGAATCCCGCTTATCGGAATTGCAGACACGAACTGTGATCCAGAAGAACTTGACTATGTAATTCCAGGAAATGATGATGCGATCCGTGCTGTAAAATTAATCGTATCTAAGATGGCAGACGCTGTTATCGAGGCAAACCAGGGAATGACAGGCGATGAAGTATATGATGAAGCTGCTGAGGAAGCATACGAGGAAGCAGTAGAAGAATAA
- the tsf gene encoding translation elongation factor Ts, with the protein MAVTASMVKELREMTGAGMMDCKKALNETNGDMDAAVEFLRKNGQAKAEKKAGRIAAEGIVMAEVKDDKVAAIVEVNSETDFVAKNAEFQGFVKAVVEQAMETEAADMDAFMAENWKEDTSKTVKDALTEKISVIGENLSIRRFEKVVSDGCVVAYIHGGGRIGVLVEADTDVVNDEIKTCLKNVAMQVAAMSPKYVSREEVSEEYMEHEKEILLAQAKKENEESNKPKPDNIIEKMIVGRLNKELKEICLLDQVYVQDGDLTVAKYVEKVAKETGANLSVKKFVRFETGEGLEKKNEDFAAEVAAQMGN; encoded by the coding sequence ATGGCAGTTACAGCTAGTATGGTAAAAGAATTAAGAGAAATGACAGGCGCAGGAATGATGGACTGTAAAAAAGCTCTTAACGAGACAAACGGCGATATGGACGCAGCCGTAGAGTTCTTGAGAAAGAACGGACAGGCTAAGGCTGAGAAGAAGGCTGGAAGAATTGCGGCTGAAGGTATCGTTATGGCTGAAGTAAAAGACGATAAAGTAGCAGCAATCGTTGAAGTTAACTCTGAGACAGACTTCGTTGCAAAGAATGCGGAGTTCCAGGGATTTGTAAAGGCTGTCGTAGAGCAGGCAATGGAGACGGAAGCAGCAGACATGGATGCATTCATGGCTGAGAACTGGAAGGAAGATACATCCAAGACTGTAAAAGATGCCCTTACTGAGAAGATTTCCGTAATCGGAGAGAACTTAAGCATCCGTAGATTTGAGAAAGTCGTATCTGATGGATGCGTAGTCGCATACATCCACGGCGGCGGACGTATCGGCGTTCTTGTAGAGGCTGACACAGACGTAGTCAATGATGAGATCAAGACATGCCTGAAGAATGTAGCAATGCAGGTTGCAGCGATGTCTCCGAAGTATGTATCCCGTGAAGAAGTTTCAGAAGAATATATGGAGCATGAAAAGGAGATTCTTCTCGCACAGGCAAAGAAGGAGAACGAGGAAAGCAATAAGCCAAAACCGGACAATATCATTGAGAAGATGATCGTTGGACGTCTGAATAAGGAACTGAAAGAGATCTGCCTGCTTGACCAGGTATACGTACAGGACGGAGACTTGACGGTTGCGAAATATGTAGAAAAGGTTGCTAAAGAGACAGGCGCTAACTTAAGCGTTAAGAAGTTCGTTCGTTTCGAGACAGGCGAAGGCCTTGAGAAGAAGAATGAAGACTTTGCTGCTGAAGTTGCAGCTCAGATGGGAAACTAA